In Microbacterium galbinum, a single window of DNA contains:
- a CDS encoding LmeA family phospholipid-binding protein, translated as MSEDNRTLPYPEPDAEHPTLVLPGAGTGTDDGVASAPQRRRRRWPWVVLIVVVVLAGLVVAAEFVARAILPGVVRSLVIDQLDLPADQQLDVDADGLLLPQLIGGRLGSLHLSTDAVTLEGITGAVDVTATGVPLRGGDLAGASGTIRIDEDQFTSLLATTDLPVDTVALDEPNATVSGSITVLGLAVPISLTLTPGAFEGDLELTPVSLSVGGIEIDASQVGSNLGSIGADLTQPQRICIADQLPAGLTLTGLEIDGSVAVIDIDVDGAIVTDESLLEKGTCPAG; from the coding sequence ATGAGCGAAGACAACCGCACGCTGCCGTACCCGGAGCCGGATGCCGAGCATCCGACGCTCGTCCTCCCGGGCGCCGGGACCGGGACCGACGACGGTGTCGCGAGCGCTCCGCAGCGTCGTCGCCGACGCTGGCCGTGGGTGGTGCTCATCGTCGTCGTCGTGCTCGCGGGGCTCGTGGTCGCGGCGGAGTTCGTCGCGCGGGCGATCCTTCCGGGAGTCGTGCGCTCGCTCGTCATCGACCAGCTCGACCTCCCCGCCGATCAGCAGCTCGACGTCGACGCCGACGGCCTCCTGCTGCCGCAGCTGATCGGCGGACGTCTCGGCAGCCTGCACTTGTCGACCGACGCGGTCACCCTCGAGGGGATCACCGGTGCGGTCGACGTGACCGCGACGGGGGTGCCGCTGCGCGGCGGCGATCTCGCGGGCGCATCGGGCACGATCCGCATCGACGAGGATCAGTTCACCTCGCTGCTGGCGACCACCGACCTGCCGGTCGACACGGTCGCTCTCGACGAACCGAACGCCACCGTCAGCGGGTCGATCACCGTTCTGGGCCTCGCCGTCCCGATCTCGCTCACCCTCACGCCCGGAGCGTTCGAGGGCGACCTCGAACTCACGCCGGTGTCGTTGAGCGTCGGCGGAATCGAGATCGACGCCTCGCAGGTCGGGTCGAACCTGGGGTCCATCGGCGCGGATCTCACCCAGCCGCAGCGGATCTGCATCGCCGATCAGCTCCCGGCGGGCCTCACGCTCACCGGGCTGGAGATCGACGGATCCGTGGCCGTGATCGACATCGACGTCGACGGAGCCATCGTCACCGACGAGAGCCTGCTCGAGAAGGGCACCTGCCCGGCCGGATGA
- the cmtR gene encoding Cd(II)/Pb(II)-sensing metalloregulatory transcriptional regulator CmtR translates to MLTIASRIDVMNRLGRAMADPTRSRILLQLLDGPAYPARLSETLALSRTNVSNHLSCLRGCGIVVATPEGRQTRYEIADPHVTKAITLLVNTVLAVDDGEPCTDENCDVPLCCSPADVDL, encoded by the coding sequence ATGCTGACCATTGCCTCCCGGATCGATGTGATGAACCGTCTCGGCCGCGCCATGGCCGATCCCACGCGTTCGCGGATCCTCCTGCAACTTCTCGACGGCCCCGCGTACCCTGCGCGCCTCTCGGAGACGCTCGCCCTCTCGCGCACGAACGTCTCGAATCATCTGTCGTGCCTGCGGGGATGCGGGATCGTGGTCGCGACGCCGGAGGGGCGGCAGACCCGCTACGAGATCGCCGACCCCCACGTGACGAAGGCGATCACCCTTCTGGTGAACACCGTGCTCGCGGTAGACGACGGCGAACCGTGCACCGACGAGAACTGCGACGTGCCGCTGTGCTGTTCACCCGCCGATGTCGACCTGTGA
- a CDS encoding heavy metal translocating P-type ATPase produces MSTCDACCGPVIAAAGAVGHTDAEHEVRPPLWRDTALLPSVIAGVVLLAGYVLEWSGFPIPALVLQGVALLAGAYTFVPGALRRLARGRLGVGLLMTIAAIGAVALGHVGEAAALAFLFSLAEALEDRAMDRAKEGLRALLSLIPETVRVSRLSGDASIPATEVRELDVLVVGAGERIATDGVVVDGRSSIDTSAVTGESIPVAVGPGEAVPAGSVNGSATLRIEATADGRDNSLTRIVELVEQAHARKGERARLADRIARPLVPVVLIVAALIVVFGFVVGDPGLWVERALVVLVAASPCALAIAVPVTVISAIGSASKFGVVITSGEAFERFGIIRTIAFDKTGTLTRNEPEVVAVAAAPGRTREEVLALAAALERTSTHPLAAAIARAAADAPAATEVVEDAGHGVTGRVGATRVRVGSVRWLPELGDLEGAAEGMADDGMTVVAVEVDARIAGAVGVRDELRPEAAETISLLEEQGVRVIMLTGDNERTARALAARAGVSDVRAEQLPADKAAAVTALLAEGPTAMVGDGINDAPALATATVGIAMGAGGSAAAVESADIAFTGHDLRLLPAALAHARRGRRIMTVNIGLALAIIVVLFPLALFGVLGLAGVVLVHEIAEVVVILNGVRAARRTASVPR; encoded by the coding sequence ATGTCGACCTGTGATGCGTGCTGCGGTCCGGTGATCGCAGCGGCAGGGGCGGTCGGGCACACGGATGCCGAGCATGAGGTTCGTCCGCCGCTCTGGCGTGATACCGCGCTGCTCCCGTCCGTCATCGCCGGCGTGGTGCTGCTCGCCGGCTACGTGCTCGAGTGGAGCGGGTTCCCCATCCCGGCCCTCGTGCTGCAGGGGGTCGCCCTCCTCGCCGGCGCCTACACCTTCGTGCCCGGAGCGCTTCGCCGCCTGGCGCGGGGGCGCCTCGGCGTCGGGCTGCTGATGACCATCGCGGCGATCGGAGCGGTGGCTCTCGGTCACGTGGGAGAGGCAGCGGCATTGGCTTTCCTGTTCTCCCTCGCCGAGGCGCTGGAGGATCGCGCGATGGACCGAGCGAAGGAGGGCCTCCGCGCTCTTCTCTCGCTCATCCCCGAGACGGTGCGCGTGTCGAGGCTGAGCGGCGACGCGAGCATCCCTGCCACGGAGGTGCGAGAGCTCGACGTCCTCGTCGTCGGGGCGGGAGAGCGGATCGCGACAGATGGCGTGGTCGTGGACGGACGCTCGAGCATCGACACGTCCGCCGTGACGGGCGAGTCGATCCCGGTCGCGGTCGGTCCGGGGGAGGCCGTGCCGGCGGGTTCGGTGAACGGATCGGCGACGCTCCGCATCGAGGCGACGGCCGACGGGCGGGACAACTCCCTCACCCGGATCGTCGAGCTCGTCGAGCAGGCGCACGCCCGCAAAGGCGAACGTGCGCGCCTGGCCGACCGGATCGCCCGCCCGCTCGTGCCGGTGGTGCTCATCGTCGCCGCCCTGATCGTCGTGTTCGGGTTCGTTGTCGGGGATCCCGGTCTGTGGGTCGAGCGCGCCCTCGTCGTTCTCGTGGCCGCATCCCCCTGTGCTCTCGCCATCGCCGTTCCCGTGACCGTCATCAGCGCCATCGGCTCGGCATCGAAGTTCGGCGTCGTCATCACCTCGGGCGAGGCGTTCGAGCGGTTCGGAATCATCCGCACGATCGCATTCGACAAGACCGGCACGCTCACCCGCAACGAGCCCGAGGTGGTCGCCGTCGCCGCGGCCCCCGGCCGCACGCGCGAGGAGGTCCTCGCCCTCGCCGCCGCGCTCGAGAGGACGAGCACGCACCCGCTCGCCGCCGCGATCGCACGCGCGGCGGCGGACGCTCCCGCGGCGACCGAGGTCGTCGAGGATGCGGGCCACGGTGTGACGGGTCGGGTCGGGGCCACTCGCGTCCGCGTCGGAAGTGTGCGGTGGCTCCCCGAACTGGGCGACCTCGAGGGCGCCGCCGAAGGGATGGCGGACGACGGGATGACCGTGGTCGCGGTCGAAGTCGATGCACGGATCGCGGGGGCCGTCGGTGTACGCGATGAGCTGCGCCCCGAGGCGGCGGAGACCATCTCTTTGCTCGAGGAGCAGGGTGTTCGCGTCATCATGCTCACGGGCGACAACGAGCGCACCGCCCGCGCGCTCGCCGCCCGCGCGGGAGTGAGCGACGTCCGTGCGGAGCAGCTCCCCGCAGACAAGGCGGCCGCCGTCACCGCCCTCCTCGCCGAGGGGCCGACGGCGATGGTCGGTGATGGCATCAACGACGCTCCGGCACTCGCGACTGCGACCGTCGGCATCGCCATGGGAGCGGGCGGTTCGGCGGCGGCCGTCGAATCCGCCGACATCGCGTTCACCGGCCACGACCTCCGCCTCCTGCCCGCAGCCCTCGCCCACGCGCGCCGCGGGCGCCGAATCATGACCGTCAACATCGGCCTCGCCCTGGCGATCATCGTGGTGCTGTTCCCGTTGGCCTTGTTCGGAGTGCTCGGCCTGGCCGGCGTCGTGCTCGTGCACGAGATCGCCGAAGTCGTCGTCATCCTCAACGGGGTGCGGGCCGCCCGGCGGACGGCATCCGTGCCCCGCTGA
- the lysA gene encoding diaminopimelate decarboxylase: MLPAADSLAPEWLAVPDDANDLAAGVWPARAARDADGVLTLAGVDAATLARTYGTPLLVLDEDEVRQRAREFRRAFDQAASEHGTIAQVYYAGKAFLSATVARWVVDEGLRVDVCTGGELEVALAAGVAPASIGFHGNNKSTRELERAVEVGVGSIIVDSAIEIERLAAITARVDAVQRVLVRVISGVHAETHDFLATAHEDQKFGFPLEDAEVAVARIREIPGLDFVGLHCHIGSQIFGVAGFRESASRVLELHAALLEGGAVPQMNLGGGFGIAYVRSDDPTPIDVLAGEIVSAVAEGCAARGIAVPALSFEPGRAIVGTAGVTLYEVGTTKDVTIDSGAVRRYISVDGGMSDNARPALYGAQYSARIASRVGIGAPQLSRVVGKHCESGDIVVDHEYLPSDLVPGDLLAVPTTGAYCVSLSSNYNHVPRPPVVAVRDGRSRVIVRGETIDDLLSRDAGIDGANAPEGEK; encoded by the coding sequence TTGCTTCCCGCTGCCGATTCGCTCGCGCCCGAGTGGCTCGCCGTTCCCGATGACGCGAATGATCTCGCGGCCGGTGTCTGGCCCGCGCGCGCCGCCCGAGACGCCGACGGCGTCCTGACCCTCGCCGGGGTGGATGCCGCGACCCTCGCCCGCACCTACGGCACCCCCCTTCTGGTGCTCGACGAGGACGAGGTGCGTCAGCGCGCACGGGAGTTCCGCCGGGCCTTCGACCAGGCGGCGTCGGAGCACGGCACGATCGCGCAGGTGTACTACGCCGGCAAGGCGTTCCTCAGCGCCACCGTCGCACGCTGGGTGGTCGACGAGGGACTCCGCGTCGACGTGTGCACCGGGGGAGAGCTCGAGGTGGCGCTGGCCGCGGGAGTCGCCCCGGCATCCATCGGCTTCCACGGCAACAACAAGTCGACGCGCGAGCTCGAACGAGCGGTCGAGGTCGGCGTGGGCAGCATCATCGTCGACAGCGCGATCGAGATCGAACGACTCGCGGCGATCACCGCCCGCGTGGACGCGGTGCAGCGTGTGCTCGTGCGCGTGATCAGCGGCGTGCACGCCGAGACCCACGACTTCCTCGCCACCGCGCACGAAGACCAGAAGTTCGGATTCCCGCTCGAGGATGCCGAGGTCGCCGTTGCTCGCATCCGAGAGATCCCCGGGCTCGACTTCGTGGGTCTGCACTGCCACATCGGGTCGCAGATCTTCGGCGTCGCCGGGTTCCGCGAGTCCGCCTCGCGCGTGCTCGAGCTGCACGCGGCGCTGCTCGAGGGCGGTGCGGTCCCGCAGATGAACCTGGGAGGCGGCTTCGGCATCGCCTACGTCCGCAGCGACGACCCCACTCCGATCGACGTCCTCGCCGGTGAGATCGTGTCCGCCGTCGCCGAGGGCTGCGCCGCGCGCGGCATCGCCGTGCCCGCGCTCTCGTTCGAGCCCGGTCGCGCGATCGTCGGAACGGCGGGCGTCACGCTCTACGAGGTCGGCACGACCAAGGACGTCACCATCGACTCCGGTGCCGTCCGGCGCTACATCAGCGTGGACGGCGGGATGAGCGACAACGCTCGTCCGGCGCTCTACGGGGCGCAGTACTCCGCGCGCATCGCCTCGCGCGTGGGGATCGGCGCCCCGCAGCTGAGTCGCGTGGTCGGCAAGCACTGCGAATCCGGCGACATCGTCGTCGATCACGAGTACCTGCCCTCCGATCTGGTACCGGGCGACCTGCTCGCCGTGCCGACGACGGGCGCGTACTGCGTCTCGCTGTCGAGCAACTACAACCATGTTCCGCGTCCGCCGGTCGTCGCCGTGCGCGACGGTCGCTCGAGGGTCATCGTCCGCGGTGAGACCATCGACGATCTCCTCTCCCGTGACGCGGGCATCGACGGGGCGAACGCCCCCGAGGGAGAGAAATGA
- the thrB gene encoding homoserine kinase codes for MTVAEGRTIEVRVPATSANLGPGFDTLGLALSVYDSLVVTELPAGELDIEVSGSGAEEIPRDASNLIVRTVEHVYADAGRPMPGLRIVAENGVPHGRGLGSSGAAVVAGVLIAKGLLAGDVEIGDSDLLRLATELEGHPDNVAPALFGGLTIAWMSERGAQHKKLLVHRGVSPLVLVPAYTMSTSQARSLQPPQVSTADAVFNVSRSALLIAALTQSPELLLDATADRLHQDYRAEAMPETQRLVQALRAAGFAAVVSGAGPSVLVLADGPGSRQDAVELAGRVTDTPWESLLLAVDVRGGTVGDRAEGST; via the coding sequence GTGACGGTGGCGGAAGGGCGCACGATCGAGGTCCGCGTTCCCGCCACGAGCGCGAACCTCGGGCCGGGATTCGACACCCTCGGCCTCGCACTCAGCGTCTACGACTCCCTCGTCGTCACCGAGCTCCCGGCGGGTGAACTCGACATCGAGGTGTCGGGTTCGGGCGCCGAGGAGATCCCGCGCGACGCGTCGAACCTGATCGTCCGCACGGTCGAGCACGTCTACGCCGATGCCGGCCGGCCGATGCCGGGTCTGCGGATCGTGGCCGAGAACGGCGTGCCGCACGGCCGCGGCCTGGGATCCTCCGGCGCGGCCGTGGTCGCCGGGGTCCTGATCGCGAAGGGCCTCCTCGCCGGAGACGTCGAGATCGGCGACTCCGATCTGCTGCGACTCGCGACCGAGCTCGAGGGGCACCCCGACAACGTCGCGCCCGCCCTCTTCGGCGGCCTGACGATCGCCTGGATGAGCGAGCGCGGCGCGCAGCACAAGAAGCTCCTCGTGCACCGGGGCGTCTCGCCCCTCGTGCTCGTGCCGGCGTACACGATGTCGACGTCGCAGGCGCGCTCTCTGCAGCCGCCGCAGGTGTCCACTGCGGATGCCGTGTTCAACGTGTCGCGTTCGGCGCTGTTGATCGCGGCGCTGACGCAGAGCCCCGAGCTCCTCCTCGACGCGACCGCCGATCGGCTGCACCAGGATTACCGCGCCGAGGCGATGCCCGAGACGCAGCGGCTGGTGCAAGCCCTGCGTGCCGCCGGTTTCGCCGCCGTGGTCTCCGGTGCCGGCCCCAGTGTGCTGGTGCTCGCCGACGGGCCGGGAAGCCGCCAGGACGCGGTCGAACTGGCCGGGCGAGTGACCGACACTCCGTGGGAATCCCTCCTGCTCGCCGTCGATGTGCGTGGTGGTACAGTGGGGGATCGAGCGGAGGGCTCCACGTAA
- a CDS encoding YhjD/YihY/BrkB family envelope integrity protein — MEAPSTTEAPARPGPIPRAIAAVTRWALQRKPVRAFLLYSERRGPMLADSVTYRALFSVFAGVLLGFSIAALWLAGNPQAWNAIIDAVQSVVPGLIGEDGVIDPADLREPISFSLAGAVSAIALIGAALGAVGSLRTAVRVISGTAQSDVLFIWVILRNLALAIGIGAAFIAAAFLSIVGRIGVGWVSDLLGIPTDSALATWGVRILSLMIVFALNTALLIAVFLVLSGVRPSARSLWSGALLGAVGLLVLQELSSLFVGGATSNPLLASFASLLALLIWLNLSAQVMLISCAYIVTGEEERQNRVRARFGATTFPQRRVQRAEIDLKIATDELRAAQEAARDA, encoded by the coding sequence GTGGAAGCCCCGTCGACGACCGAAGCCCCTGCCCGCCCCGGGCCGATTCCGCGTGCCATCGCAGCCGTGACGCGCTGGGCGCTCCAGCGCAAGCCCGTGCGGGCCTTCCTCCTCTACAGCGAGCGCCGCGGCCCGATGCTCGCCGACAGCGTCACCTACCGCGCCCTGTTCAGCGTGTTCGCCGGTGTGCTCCTGGGATTCTCCATCGCCGCACTGTGGCTCGCCGGGAACCCGCAGGCCTGGAACGCGATCATCGACGCCGTGCAATCCGTCGTGCCCGGCCTGATCGGCGAGGACGGAGTCATCGATCCGGCCGATCTCCGCGAACCGATCTCGTTCTCGCTGGCGGGCGCGGTGTCGGCGATCGCCCTGATCGGCGCCGCCCTGGGTGCCGTGGGGTCGCTCCGCACCGCCGTTCGTGTGATCTCGGGCACCGCGCAGAGCGACGTCCTGTTCATCTGGGTGATCCTGCGCAACCTCGCCCTGGCGATCGGCATCGGGGCGGCGTTCATCGCGGCGGCATTCCTCTCCATCGTCGGACGGATCGGCGTCGGTTGGGTGAGCGATCTGCTCGGGATCCCCACCGACTCCGCGCTGGCGACCTGGGGCGTGCGGATCCTCTCGCTGATGATCGTCTTCGCACTGAACACCGCTCTGCTCATCGCCGTGTTCCTCGTGCTCTCCGGGGTCCGCCCGTCGGCGCGGTCCCTCTGGAGCGGTGCCCTTCTCGGCGCCGTCGGCCTCCTGGTGCTCCAGGAGCTCTCCTCGCTCTTCGTCGGCGGCGCGACCAGCAATCCTCTGCTCGCCTCGTTCGCGTCGTTGCTCGCCCTCCTGATCTGGCTCAACCTGTCGGCGCAGGTCATGCTCATCTCGTGCGCCTACATCGTCACGGGCGAGGAGGAGCGGCAGAACCGGGTGCGCGCTCGTTTCGGCGCGACCACTTTCCCGCAGCGTCGCGTGCAGCGGGCGGAGATCGATCTGAAGATCGCGACCGACGAACTGCGCGCCGCTCAGGAAGCCGCCCGCGACGCCTGA
- a CDS encoding homoserine dehydrogenase, with amino-acid sequence MAEYRRLRVALLGAGAVGSQVADLLLRHGDELADRAGASLELAGIAVRDVDAPRDVDLPRELFTTDAESLILGSDIVIELMGGIEPARTSILQAIGSGADVVTANKALLATHGPELFVAADRVGASVHYEAAAAGAIPIIRPLRDSLAGDRIVRIMGIVNGTTNYILDRMDTEGADFADVLADAQRLGYAEADPTADVEGYDAAQKAAILASLAFHTAVPLDAVYREGITTVTASMIEEARAAGFVIKLLAVCERLDVDGTESISVRVYPALVPHSHPLASVHGANNAVFVEAEAAGSLMFYGAGAGGVQTASAVLGDVVSAARRHIAGGVGVGESTRANLPVVPIGHVTTRYQVTLEVADAPGVLATVAGILSDGGVSVATIVQTVEGEEEPTARLIIGTHRAAEQSLSAAVAGLADSSVVERVVSVLRVEGE; translated from the coding sequence ATGGCTGAGTACCGACGACTTCGAGTGGCGCTTCTCGGCGCCGGAGCGGTCGGATCCCAGGTCGCCGACCTCCTGCTGCGCCACGGCGACGAGCTCGCCGACCGTGCGGGCGCCTCGCTGGAGCTCGCCGGCATCGCCGTGCGCGACGTCGATGCTCCGCGCGACGTCGACCTTCCGCGCGAGCTCTTCACCACGGATGCCGAGTCGCTGATCCTCGGATCCGACATCGTGATCGAGCTCATGGGCGGTATCGAGCCCGCACGCACGAGCATCCTGCAGGCGATCGGCTCCGGCGCCGATGTGGTCACGGCCAACAAGGCGCTCCTCGCCACGCACGGTCCGGAGCTCTTCGTAGCCGCCGACCGGGTCGGTGCCTCGGTGCACTACGAGGCCGCTGCGGCCGGCGCCATCCCGATCATCCGCCCGCTGCGCGATTCACTCGCCGGCGACCGCATCGTTCGCATCATGGGCATCGTGAACGGCACGACGAACTACATCCTCGACCGCATGGACACCGAGGGCGCCGACTTCGCCGACGTGCTCGCCGACGCGCAGCGTCTCGGATACGCGGAGGCCGACCCCACGGCCGACGTCGAAGGCTACGACGCGGCGCAGAAGGCCGCGATCCTCGCGAGCCTGGCTTTCCACACCGCCGTGCCGCTCGACGCGGTCTACCGCGAGGGCATCACCACCGTCACCGCCTCGATGATCGAGGAGGCCCGTGCCGCGGGCTTCGTGATCAAGCTCCTCGCCGTGTGCGAGCGCCTCGACGTCGACGGAACCGAATCGATCTCGGTACGCGTGTACCCGGCACTGGTACCGCACTCGCACCCGCTGGCGTCGGTGCACGGCGCCAACAACGCGGTGTTCGTCGAGGCCGAGGCCGCCGGTTCCCTGATGTTCTACGGCGCGGGCGCCGGTGGAGTGCAGACCGCGTCGGCCGTGCTCGGTGACGTCGTCTCCGCCGCTCGCCGCCACATCGCCGGCGGCGTGGGCGTCGGCGAGTCGACGCGGGCGAACCTGCCGGTCGTGCCCATCGGGCACGTCACGACCCGATACCAGGTCACCCTCGAGGTCGCGGACGCTCCGGGTGTGCTCGCCACGGTCGCCGGCATCCTGAGCGACGGGGGCGTCTCGGTCGCCACGATCGTCCAGACGGTCGAGGGCGAGGAGGAGCCCACCGCGCGACTCATCATCGGCACGCACCGGGCAGCCGAGCAGTCGCTCAGCGCCGCGGTCGCGGGACTCGCCGACAGCTCGGTCGTCGAGCGCGTCGTGTCGGTGCTGCGCGTGGAAGGCGAGTGA
- the argS gene encoding arginine--tRNA ligase: MNPETLAEALLAVLAPIADERRPGEPLGLSASDIVLERPRNRDHGDWASNIAMRLAKPFGTNPRELAQQIADGLVAVDGIATAEVAGPGFINIRLEAAAAGALAKTIVDAGVAYGTNTSQQGVSVNVEFVSANPTGPLHIAHTRWAALGDAIVRLLLASGAHAVREYYINDAGAQMDRFASSLVAAAKGEPTPEGGYPGEYITALAGRILEARPDLLDLSDEEQLAVAGDLGYEYQLAEIKSSLDRFNVPFDVWFSERTLHAKDASGTSLIDQAVERLREQGHVFDEDGAVWVRTTDFGDDKDRVIRRSNGEYTYFAADAAYYLNKGDRGFENKIYLLGADHHGYVHRLKAVAGAAGEDPERNVQVLIGQMVSINGARLSKRAGNIIEMDDLLEWLGADALRYSLERSPADSPLDLDPELLQKRTNDNPVFYVQYAHARTHNVSRNANDSGVDRSEFAPETLTHESEAALLGALQEFPRIVAFAAEVREPHRVARYLEELAGLYHRWYDNCRVIPQGDDPIESVHRTRLWLNDAAGQVFRNGLDLLGVSAPERM; the protein is encoded by the coding sequence ATGAATCCTGAAACGCTCGCCGAAGCCCTCCTCGCAGTCCTCGCTCCGATCGCGGACGAGCGACGCCCCGGCGAGCCCCTCGGGCTCTCGGCATCCGACATCGTCCTGGAGCGTCCGCGCAACCGCGACCACGGCGACTGGGCCTCGAACATCGCGATGCGCCTCGCCAAGCCGTTCGGCACGAACCCGCGCGAACTCGCGCAGCAGATCGCCGACGGTCTGGTCGCGGTCGACGGTATCGCCACCGCCGAGGTCGCGGGCCCCGGATTCATCAACATCCGTCTCGAGGCCGCTGCAGCGGGCGCGCTGGCGAAGACGATCGTCGACGCGGGCGTCGCCTACGGCACGAACACCTCGCAGCAGGGCGTGAGCGTGAACGTCGAGTTCGTCTCGGCGAACCCGACCGGACCGTTGCACATCGCCCACACGCGCTGGGCGGCGCTCGGTGATGCGATCGTCCGGCTGCTCCTCGCCAGCGGCGCGCACGCCGTGCGGGAGTACTACATCAATGACGCCGGCGCGCAGATGGACCGCTTCGCATCGTCGCTGGTCGCCGCCGCGAAGGGCGAGCCGACCCCCGAGGGCGGATACCCGGGGGAGTACATCACGGCGCTCGCCGGTCGCATCCTCGAGGCGCGCCCGGATCTGCTCGACCTCTCCGACGAGGAGCAGCTCGCGGTCGCCGGCGACCTCGGATACGAGTACCAGCTCGCCGAGATCAAGAGCTCGCTCGACCGCTTCAACGTGCCGTTCGACGTGTGGTTCTCGGAGCGCACCCTGCACGCCAAGGACGCGTCGGGCACGAGCCTGATCGACCAGGCGGTCGAGCGCCTGCGCGAGCAGGGCCACGTCTTCGACGAGGACGGCGCCGTCTGGGTGCGCACCACCGACTTCGGCGACGACAAGGATCGGGTGATCCGCCGCTCGAACGGCGAATACACCTACTTCGCCGCGGATGCCGCGTACTACCTCAACAAGGGCGACCGCGGATTCGAGAACAAGATCTACCTCCTCGGCGCCGACCACCACGGGTACGTGCACCGCCTCAAGGCGGTCGCCGGTGCGGCGGGCGAGGATCCGGAGCGCAACGTACAGGTGCTCATCGGGCAGATGGTGTCGATCAACGGCGCCCGCCTCAGCAAGCGCGCCGGCAACATCATCGAGATGGACGACCTGCTCGAGTGGCTCGGCGCCGACGCCCTGCGGTATTCGCTCGAGCGCTCGCCCGCGGACTCGCCGCTCGATCTCGACCCCGAGCTGCTGCAGAAGCGCACGAACGACAACCCCGTCTTCTACGTGCAGTACGCGCACGCCCGCACGCACAATGTCAGCCGCAACGCGAACGATTCGGGCGTCGACCGCTCCGAGTTCGCCCCCGAGACGCTGACGCACGAGTCCGAGGCGGCGCTGCTCGGCGCACTCCAGGAGTTCCCGCGCATCGTGGCGTTCGCCGCCGAGGTGCGCGAGCCGCACCGCGTCGCCCGCTACCTCGAGGAGCTCGCGGGCCTCTATCACCGCTGGTACGACAACTGCCGCGTGATCCCGCAGGGCGACGACCCGATCGAGAGCGTGCACCGCACGCGTCTGTGGCTCAACGACGCCGCCGGACAGGTCTTCCGCAACGGGCTCGACCTCCTGGGCGTCTCCGCACCGGAGCGCATGTAA
- a CDS encoding SGNH/GDSL hydrolase family protein yields the protein MTVAPARRRLRFAGVAAVLAVAVVAGVLGVWRPWAPLASTAPVGAAEGEPAAAIAPAPLVLPEHPTVLVFGDSWTYGSAATVPTEGYAYLLADLLDGETIVKGVRGSGYLKPGLDGPAFGERIAALDPALSPDLVILQGSINDREQGAAGYREAVNAAWDAMAAKYPEATIVILGPAPHELPVGAGTARIDADLADLAAARGWWYVSPVAEDWITDQNYLEVIDVEVGRKHPSSAGHRYLAERVAAALDALSGAPVTIAGESETTPEQ from the coding sequence ATGACCGTCGCTCCCGCACGCCGCCGACTGCGTTTCGCCGGCGTCGCCGCCGTGCTCGCCGTCGCCGTCGTCGCGGGCGTCCTCGGCGTCTGGCGCCCCTGGGCACCGCTCGCCTCGACCGCCCCCGTCGGCGCCGCGGAAGGCGAGCCCGCCGCCGCGATCGCACCGGCTCCGCTCGTCCTGCCGGAGCACCCGACCGTGCTCGTCTTCGGCGACTCCTGGACGTACGGCTCGGCCGCCACCGTCCCGACCGAGGGATACGCGTATCTCCTCGCCGATCTGCTCGACGGCGAGACGATCGTGAAGGGTGTGCGCGGCAGCGGCTATCTCAAGCCCGGACTCGACGGCCCCGCCTTCGGCGAGCGCATCGCGGCGCTCGATCCCGCGCTGTCTCCCGACCTCGTGATCCTGCAGGGCTCGATCAACGACCGCGAGCAGGGCGCGGCCGGATACCGCGAGGCAGTGAACGCGGCCTGGGATGCGATGGCGGCGAAGTACCCCGAGGCGACGATCGTGATCCTCGGGCCCGCCCCGCACGAGCTCCCCGTCGGTGCCGGCACCGCGCGCATCGACGCCGATCTCGCGGATCTCGCCGCCGCCCGCGGCTGGTGGTACGTCTCCCCCGTCGCCGAGGACTGGATCACCGATCAGAACTACCTCGAGGTCATCGACGTCGAGGTGGGGCGCAAGCATCCGTCCTCCGCCGGGCACCGCTACCTCGCCGAACGTGTCGCCGCCGCGCTCGATGCGCTCAGCGGCGCGCCGGTCACGATCGCCGGCGAGTCGGAGACCACCCCCGAGCAGTGA